A DNA window from Methylobacterium sp. NMS14P contains the following coding sequences:
- a CDS encoding M16 family metallopeptidase, with the protein MHLFRKATPTLFPLRPGSPYGGSAGRGEAAPFGRSEAGGPEVTAFTLDNGLDVVVVPDHRAPVATHMIWYRNGSADDPLGQSGIAHFLEHLMFKGTEKHPVGAFSKAVSGLGGQENAFTSYDYTAYFQRVARDHLGTMMAFEADRMSGLVLDDAVVAPERDVVLEERRMRVETDPSAQLSEAMAAGLFVHHPYGIPIIGWMHEIEGLNREHALAYYKRFYTPENAILVVAGDVTPDEVRRLAETTYGRVAPQGARPERLRAREPEPKALRRVAVADPKVEQPTLQRLYLTPSCITARDGGCHDLELLAEVLGGGSTSYLYRKLVMETGLAVNAGAWYMGSAIDDTRFSVYAVPAEGVPLEKLEEAVDRVLRRAPAEALDAEAIERAKTRLVAETVYSSDSQSSLARIYGSALAIGETIEEVRRWPTDIEAVTQERLKGAAERWLTPARSVTGYLTKAQDPDAPVAMAAE; encoded by the coding sequence ATGCACCTGTTCAGGAAGGCGACGCCCACCCTCTTCCCGCTGCGTCCGGGCTCGCCCTACGGCGGCAGCGCCGGCCGGGGCGAGGCCGCGCCGTTCGGGCGTTCCGAGGCGGGCGGACCGGAAGTGACGGCCTTCACCCTCGACAACGGCCTCGACGTGGTGGTCGTCCCCGATCACCGGGCCCCCGTCGCCACCCACATGATCTGGTACCGCAACGGCTCGGCCGATGATCCGCTCGGCCAGTCGGGCATCGCCCACTTCCTCGAGCACCTGATGTTCAAGGGCACCGAGAAGCACCCGGTCGGGGCCTTCTCGAAGGCGGTGTCGGGCCTGGGCGGCCAGGAGAACGCCTTCACCAGCTACGACTACACCGCCTACTTCCAGCGGGTCGCCCGGGACCACCTCGGCACCATGATGGCGTTCGAGGCGGACCGCATGAGCGGCCTCGTCCTCGACGACGCCGTCGTCGCCCCCGAGCGCGACGTCGTGCTGGAGGAGCGGCGCATGCGGGTCGAGACCGACCCCTCCGCCCAGCTCTCCGAGGCGATGGCCGCCGGCCTGTTCGTGCACCATCCCTACGGCATCCCGATCATCGGCTGGATGCACGAGATCGAGGGCCTGAACCGCGAGCACGCGCTGGCCTACTACAAGCGCTTCTACACCCCCGAGAACGCCATCCTGGTGGTGGCCGGCGACGTGACCCCCGACGAGGTCCGGCGGCTCGCCGAGACCACCTACGGCCGCGTCGCGCCCCAGGGGGCCCGGCCCGAGCGCCTGCGGGCGCGGGAGCCGGAGCCGAAGGCCCTGCGCCGCGTCGCCGTCGCCGACCCGAAGGTCGAGCAGCCAACCCTGCAGCGGCTCTACCTGACCCCGTCCTGCATCACCGCCCGCGACGGCGGCTGCCACGATCTCGAGCTGCTGGCCGAGGTTCTGGGCGGCGGCTCGACCTCGTACCTCTACCGCAAGCTGGTCATGGAGACCGGCCTCGCGGTGAATGCCGGCGCCTGGTACATGGGCTCGGCGATCGACGACACCCGCTTCTCCGTCTACGCGGTGCCCGCCGAGGGCGTGCCGCTGGAGAAGCTGGAGGAGGCCGTCGACAGGGTGCTGCGCCGCGCGCCCGCGGAGGCCCTCGACGCCGAGGCGATCGAGCGCGCCAAGACCCGCCTCGTGGCCGAGACCGTCTACTCCTCGGACAGCCAGTCGTCGCTGGCCCGGATCTACGGCTCGGCGCTGGCGATCGGCGAGACCATCGAGGAGGTCCGCCGCTGGCCGACCGACATCGAGGCGGTGACGCAGGAGCGCCTCAAGGGCGCGGCCGAGCGCTGGCTGACGCCGGCCCGCTCGGTCACCGGCTACCTGACCAAGGCGCAGGATCCCGACGCCCCGGTCGCGATGGCCGCCGAGTAA
- a CDS encoding ring-cleaving dioxygenase has product MQLTGIHHLTAVTARAAENVAFYTGTLGLRLVKKTVNQDDVSAYHLFYADGLASPGTDITFFDWPAPRERRGSGSITRTHLRVPGEGAVAWWHARLREAGLVEAEPVARDGRLTLDFEDPEGQRLALVDDGGTGPEHPWDGSPVPAAYQIRGLGPIRLSVPDPARTAAVLTEVLGMRRDRAFETGDGPVEVYAMGPGGPAAELQLLADRSAPARQGAGAVHHVAFRIPDGDHEVWADRLRAARVPSSGPVDRYYFRSLYFREPNGILFEIATDGPGFTADEPLETLGARLALPPFLEPRRAEIEAGLTPLRPAAPV; this is encoded by the coding sequence ATGCAGCTCACCGGCATCCACCACCTCACCGCGGTGACCGCCCGCGCGGCGGAGAACGTCGCCTTCTACACGGGCACGCTCGGCCTGCGGCTCGTGAAGAAGACGGTGAACCAGGACGACGTCTCGGCCTACCACCTGTTCTACGCCGACGGGCTGGCGAGCCCCGGGACCGACATCACCTTCTTCGACTGGCCGGCGCCCCGGGAGCGGCGAGGCTCCGGCAGCATCACCCGCACGCATCTGCGCGTCCCGGGCGAGGGCGCGGTCGCGTGGTGGCACGCGCGCCTGCGCGAGGCCGGCCTCGTCGAGGCCGAGCCCGTCGCGCGCGACGGGCGCCTCACCCTCGACTTCGAGGATCCGGAGGGCCAGCGCCTCGCCCTGGTGGACGATGGCGGGACCGGGCCGGAGCATCCCTGGGACGGATCGCCGGTGCCGGCCGCCTACCAGATCCGCGGCCTCGGCCCGATCCGGCTCTCGGTTCCGGACCCGGCCCGCACCGCCGCCGTGCTGACCGAGGTGCTCGGCATGCGCCGGGACCGCGCCTTCGAGACGGGGGACGGCCCGGTGGAGGTCTACGCGATGGGACCCGGCGGACCGGCCGCGGAGCTCCAGCTCCTGGCCGACCGGTCCGCGCCAGCCCGCCAGGGCGCGGGCGCGGTCCACCACGTCGCCTTCCGCATCCCGGACGGGGATCACGAGGTCTGGGCCGACAGGCTCCGGGCGGCGCGGGTGCCGAGCAGCGGGCCGGTGGACCGCTACTACTTCCGCAGCCTCTACTTCCGCGAGCCCAACGGCATCCTGTTCGAGATCGCCACCGACGGGCCGGGTTTCACCGCGGACGAGCCCCTGGAGACCCTGGGCGCGCGCCTGGCCCTGCCGCCGTTCCTGGAGCCGCGCCGGGCCGAGATCGAGGCCGGGCTGACGCCGCTCCGGCCCGCCGCCCCCGTCTGA
- a CDS encoding M16 family metallopeptidase, giving the protein MSLAETLVETTAQTVSSPTTALPVTTAPGIEAWHVESPVVPMIALAFTFEGGAAQDPAGKAGCAQMLARLLDEGAGDLTSDLFQERLAARAIELSFHAGADAVGGSLKMLVKHADEGIALLALALAKPRLDPDAIERVRGQIIAGLRYQQNDPGVLASRRFFKEAFAGHPYARPSSGTVESVTAITRDDLLAMHARIIGRGRVKVAAVGAIGAEQLAEGLNRAFGALPEAGELKAVPRTEVHELGKRVVVDLDVPQSVIRFGMAGVPWRDPDFIPAYVLNHILGGGAFTSRLFQEVREKRGLAYSVGTSLVSHRSAAMTWGYTATKNERVGEALSVIGDEIGRLITDGPDDDELQKAKDYLTGSYALGFDTSTKIAHQLVQIAFEELGMDYIARRNAMVSAVTQADIRRAAARTFADGRMLVVAAGRPVGL; this is encoded by the coding sequence ATGAGCTTGGCCGAGACTCTGGTCGAGACCACCGCCCAAACCGTCAGCTCGCCCACCACGGCGCTGCCAGTGACGACCGCCCCCGGCATCGAGGCGTGGCACGTCGAGTCCCCGGTGGTGCCGATGATCGCCCTGGCCTTCACCTTCGAGGGCGGCGCCGCCCAGGACCCGGCCGGCAAGGCCGGCTGCGCGCAGATGCTGGCGCGGCTCCTCGACGAGGGCGCCGGCGACCTGACCTCCGACCTGTTCCAGGAGCGCCTGGCCGCCCGGGCGATCGAGCTGTCGTTCCACGCGGGGGCCGACGCGGTCGGCGGCTCGCTGAAGATGCTGGTCAAGCACGCCGACGAGGGCATCGCGCTCCTCGCCCTGGCGCTCGCCAAGCCCCGCCTCGACCCCGACGCGATCGAGCGCGTCCGCGGACAGATCATCGCCGGCCTGCGCTACCAGCAGAACGATCCCGGTGTTCTCGCCTCCCGCCGCTTCTTCAAGGAGGCGTTCGCCGGCCATCCCTACGCGCGCCCGTCCTCCGGCACCGTGGAGAGCGTGACGGCGATCACCCGGGACGACCTGCTGGCCATGCATGCGCGCATCATCGGCCGGGGCCGGGTGAAGGTGGCGGCGGTCGGCGCCATCGGCGCCGAGCAGCTCGCCGAGGGCCTGAACCGCGCCTTCGGGGCCCTGCCGGAGGCCGGCGAACTGAAGGCGGTGCCGCGCACCGAGGTGCACGAACTCGGCAAGCGCGTCGTCGTCGACCTCGACGTGCCCCAGTCGGTGATCCGCTTCGGCATGGCGGGCGTGCCGTGGCGCGACCCGGACTTCATCCCGGCCTACGTGCTGAACCACATCCTCGGCGGCGGCGCCTTCACGTCGCGCCTGTTCCAGGAGGTGCGCGAGAAGCGCGGGCTGGCCTACTCGGTCGGGACCTCGCTGGTCAGCCACCGGTCGGCCGCGATGACCTGGGGCTACACCGCCACCAAGAACGAGCGCGTCGGCGAGGCCCTGTCGGTGATCGGCGACGAGATCGGCCGGCTGATCACGGACGGCCCGGACGACGACGAGCTCCAGAAGGCGAAGGATTACCTGACCGGCTCCTACGCGCTCGGCTTCGACACCTCGACCAAGATCGCCCACCAGCTGGTGCAGATCGCCTTCGAGGAGCTGGGCATGGACTACATCGCCCGGCGCAACGCGATGGTGTCGGCCGTGACCCAGGCGGATATCCGCCGCGCCGCCGCCCGCACCTTCGCGGACGGGAGGATGCTGGTGGTCGCCGCCGGCCGGCCCGTCGGACTCTGA
- a CDS encoding ferredoxin--NADP reductase has translation MSKFYEERVLSVHHWTDNLFSFRTTRDPAFRFRNGEFTMIGLEVEGRPLLRAYSVVSANYEEELEFFSIKVQDGPLTSKLQHLKVGDPIIVGKKPTGTLVLDNLLPGRNLYLLGTGTGLAPFLSIIKDPEAYDRFEKVVLVHGCRQVQELAYGETITETLPRHEFLGEMISSQLVYYPTVTREPFRNRGRITDLMVSGKLFEDIGLPPMSIENDRFMLCGSPDMIRDTRELLTSRGYEEGNHGEAAHYVIEKAFVEK, from the coding sequence ATGAGCAAGTTCTACGAGGAGCGCGTTCTGTCGGTCCACCACTGGACCGACAACCTGTTCTCGTTCCGCACCACGCGGGATCCGGCGTTCCGGTTCCGCAACGGCGAGTTCACCATGATCGGCCTGGAGGTCGAGGGCCGGCCGCTGCTGCGCGCCTACTCGGTGGTGTCGGCCAACTACGAGGAGGAGCTCGAGTTCTTCTCGATCAAGGTCCAGGATGGCCCGCTGACCTCGAAGCTGCAGCACCTGAAGGTCGGCGACCCGATCATCGTCGGCAAGAAGCCCACCGGCACGCTGGTGCTCGACAACCTGCTGCCGGGCCGGAACCTGTACCTGCTGGGCACCGGCACCGGCCTGGCGCCGTTCCTGTCGATCATCAAGGATCCCGAGGCCTACGACCGGTTCGAGAAGGTCGTGCTGGTCCACGGCTGCCGGCAGGTGCAGGAGCTCGCCTACGGCGAGACCATCACCGAGACGCTGCCGCGCCACGAGTTCCTGGGCGAGATGATCTCGAGCCAGCTGGTCTACTACCCGACCGTGACCCGCGAGCCGTTCCGCAACCGCGGCCGGATCACCGACCTGATGGTCTCGGGCAAGCTGTTCGAGGATATCGGCCTGCCGCCGATGTCGATCGAGAACGACCGCTTCATGCTCTGCGGCAGCCCCGACATGATCCGCGACACCCGCGAGCTCCTGACGTCGCGCGGCTACGAGGAGGGCAACCACGGCGAGGCCGCCCATTACGTCATCGAGAAGGCCTTCGTCGAGAAATAG
- a CDS encoding helix-turn-helix domain-containing protein encodes MITAAQIRAGRGLLKWTQGVLASRAAVSVVTLNMIESEQVQPRIRTLAAIRAVLEGAGIRFVGDPQEGYGAILRPAPATGSGDAPAQKSPARRTAPG; translated from the coding sequence ATGATCACTGCCGCCCAGATCCGCGCCGGCCGCGGACTTCTCAAGTGGACGCAGGGGGTTCTCGCGAGCCGCGCCGCGGTCTCCGTCGTCACCCTGAACATGATCGAGAGCGAGCAGGTCCAGCCCCGCATCCGGACCCTCGCGGCGATCCGCGCGGTCCTCGAGGGGGCGGGCATCCGCTTCGTCGGCGACCCGCAGGAGGGCTACGGGGCGATCCTGCGCCCCGCCCCCGCGACCGGGTCCGGGGACGCACCGGCACAGAAAAGCCCGGCGCGGCGGACCGCACCGGGCTGA